AAAGTCGCTGATGTGCGTCGCCAGCTGGAACGCGGTGACGCGGTGCTGGTGTGGTCAGAACTGCACGAAACCGTCAATATCATGGCGCGCGGTGAATTTCGCGGCTAATGCACATCCCGGCTTTTCGTGCTAACAATGCTCATCGCCGGATTTCACAGGGAGCTTTGTTATGTCAGCCAGGCATCCGATCATTGCCGTTACCGGTTCCAGCGGTGCCGGAACCACCACCACCAGCCTCGCCTTCCGCAAAATATTTCAGCAGCTGAATCTGCATGCCGCTGAATTGGAAGGTGACAGTTTCCATCGCTATACGCGCCCGGAAATGGACATGGCGATCCGCAAAGCGCGCGATCTGGGCCGTCATATCAGCTATTTCGGGCCAGAAGCGAACGATTTTGGTCTGCTGGAGCAGACGTTTGAGCAGTACGGTAAAACCGGCCTCGGCCAGTCGCGCAAATATCTGCATACCTATGACGAAGCCGTGCCGTGGAACCAGGTGCCCGGTACTTTCACGCCGTGGCAGCCGCTGCCGGAAAACACCGATGTGTTGTTCTATGAAGGTTTGCATGGCGGCGTGGTGACGCAGCAGCACAACGTGGCTGAGCATGTCGATTTACTGGTGGGTGTGGTACCGATCGTTAACCTTGAGTGGATTCAAAAGCTGGTGCGCGATACCAGTGAACGCGGCCATTCACGCGAAGCGGTGATGGATTCGGTGGTACGTTCGATGGAGGATTACATCAACTTCATCACCCCACAGTTCTCGCGTACCCACATCAACTTCCAGCGCGTGCCGACCGTCGACACGTCGAACCCGTTTGCCGCGCGTGAAATTCCGTCCCTGGATGAAAGCTTTGTGGTGATCCATTTCCGTGGACTGGAAGGCATTGCCTTCCCTTACCTGCTGGCGATGATTCAGGATTCCTTTATCTCGCATATGAACACCCTGGTGGTGCCCGGCGGCAAAATGGGGCTGGCGATGGAGCTGATTATGACGCCGCTGGTGCAACGCCTGATTGAAGGCAAACGCATCAAGTAAGCCAAATTTTTCGTAGCGGCGCGATTTATCACGCGATCCCGGAATCGCTGCGGGAAAAATCGGCGCGATAAATCGCCTGACCGTGCATGCTGCACGAAAAAATCCGCGCGATAAATCGCGCCGCTACGTTCGTGCTAAAGTTCAACCACCTCATAGCTGTGGGTAATTTCTACCCCTTTGCCCAGCATAATCGCCACCGAGCAATACTTCTCCGCCGACAGATCAACCGCCCGCGCCACCGCTTTGTCGCCCAGCGCTTTGCCGCTGACAATAAAATGCAGGTTGATATGTGTGAAAATGCGTGGTGCTTCTTCACGACGTTCCGAGGTCAGTTTTACCTCACAATCCGCCACGTCATTGCGCCCTTTTTGCAGGATCGACACCACATCAATCGCGCTGCAACCGCCCGCAGCCATCAGCACCATCTCCATCGGACTCGGTGCTTTGTCGCCCGAATTGCCATCCATTAATATCTGATGACCTGATGAGGATTCTCCGAGAAAGGTAAGCCCTTCCACCCATTTGACCCGTGCCTGCATTATTCTTTCTCCTGAATCGGCTGATTTGCCGCCAGAGTACGCTTTCACCTGAGAAACAGCAATCCAGACTAATCGCCCTTTTGCTGAAGCGAGACAACAGAAGACAGCTAGCAAAAGCTGTGCTACAAACAGTGCTGAAAATATTTTCGTCGCAATAGACGAAGGCGGGAAGAATCAGAAGCCTGGCTTAAGAGTCCACCCGAATAATTTTCCTTTACAGGAAGCGCTCTACGATTTCACCGCCTGACAGGGAAAACTGCCCCCTGTGTTTTGGGCACGATTACAACAGAGGATAATAGCGAATGGTTCTCGGCAAACCGCAAACAGACCCTACACTCGAAT
The DNA window shown above is from Pantoea sp. At-9b and carries:
- a CDS encoding phosphoribulokinase, yielding MSARHPIIAVTGSSGAGTTTTSLAFRKIFQQLNLHAAELEGDSFHRYTRPEMDMAIRKARDLGRHISYFGPEANDFGLLEQTFEQYGKTGLGQSRKYLHTYDEAVPWNQVPGTFTPWQPLPENTDVLFYEGLHGGVVTQQHNVAEHVDLLVGVVPIVNLEWIQKLVRDTSERGHSREAVMDSVVRSMEDYINFITPQFSRTHINFQRVPTVDTSNPFAAREIPSLDESFVVIHFRGLEGIAFPYLLAMIQDSFISHMNTLVVPGGKMGLAMELIMTPLVQRLIEGKRIK
- a CDS encoding YheU family protein; this translates as MIIPWQQLDPETLENLIEAFVLREGTDYGEQERSLAQKVADVRRQLERGDAVLVWSELHETVNIMARGEFRG
- a CDS encoding OsmC family protein yields the protein MQARVKWVEGLTFLGESSSGHQILMDGNSGDKAPSPMEMVLMAAGGCSAIDVVSILQKGRNDVADCEVKLTSERREEAPRIFTHINLHFIVSGKALGDKAVARAVDLSAEKYCSVAIMLGKGVEITHSYEVVEL